The Corallococcus exiguus genome includes a window with the following:
- the clpP gene encoding ATP-dependent Clp endopeptidase proteolytic subunit ClpP — protein MNVPFVIETTHRGERAYDLYSRLLKDRIILLGTPINDDVANLIVAQLLFLESEDPDKGINLYINSPGGSVTAALAMYDTMQYVKCPVSTICVGQAASAGALLLLAGSKGKRYALPNSRIMIHQPLGGAQGQATDIDIQAKEILRLRTYLNGLFVKHTGHTIERIEKDTERDYFMSAEEARQYGLIDEVVERASGVPAPK, from the coding sequence ATGAACGTCCCCTTCGTCATTGAGACCACGCACCGCGGCGAGCGGGCGTACGACCTCTACAGCCGTCTGCTCAAGGACCGCATCATCCTCCTGGGCACGCCCATCAACGACGATGTGGCCAACCTCATCGTCGCCCAGCTGCTGTTCCTGGAGTCCGAGGACCCGGACAAGGGCATCAACCTCTACATCAACTCGCCCGGTGGCTCCGTCACGGCGGCGCTCGCGATGTATGACACGATGCAGTACGTCAAGTGCCCCGTGTCCACCATCTGCGTGGGCCAGGCGGCCTCCGCGGGCGCGCTGCTCCTGCTGGCGGGCTCTAAGGGCAAGCGCTACGCCCTGCCCAACAGCCGCATCATGATCCACCAGCCGCTGGGTGGCGCGCAGGGTCAGGCGACGGACATCGACATCCAGGCGAAGGAGATCCTCCGTCTGCGCACGTACCTCAACGGCCTGTTCGTGAAGCACACGGGCCACACCATCGAGCGCATCGAGAAGGACACCGAGCGCGACTACTTCATGAGCGCCGAGGAGGCCCGGCAGTACGGCCTCATCGACGAGGTCGTGGAGCGCGCCTCGGGCGTGCCGGCGCCCAAGTAG